The Daucus carota subsp. sativus chromosome 7, DH1 v3.0, whole genome shotgun sequence genome window below encodes:
- the LOC108195852 gene encoding INCREASED PETAL GROWTH ANISOTROPY 1-like protein 1 isoform X1, protein MMKHNSAMKNEEETLSVSISTPPPRFRVSGSSKSKNLQKTEVLNGGVSVSCSPQSRRANSVPPRDAVQNGSSSQKMIRRSILNNRPKSGEGCVSGSQGGREFEEIKVVHRSVSRGVVESYARPNKNTKKRSDIDMVDVKKVLEEKLDQKEILIRELQSEVLELKAELGRSQSLNAELQSRNKKLSDDLALAEAKNTDLTTTKEKDLVAEIPSSKFKDIQKLIANKLESSMAKKDSVIETSTKIAPTAATRSPGAGIANVQPKFYDCPSNLPPPPPPPLPPRRAAKAASPRKASPVVEMFQALTTKKGKNPSVGGNYSKQIASSAHNSIVGEIQNRSAHLLAIKSDIETRGEFIESLIQKVLAAAYQDIEDVLQFVDWLDNELSSLADERAVLRHFQWPEKKADAMREAAIEYRSLKLLETEVYSYKDDTTVPCGTALKKMAGLLDKSERSIQRLIKLRNSVMATYKNHKIPTDWMLDSGTVAKIKQASRMLAKMYMKRVILELESFRYSERESTQEAFLLQGVHFAYRAHQFSGGLDSETLCAFEEIRQRVPGHLQSSREIFSAIPLS, encoded by the exons ATGATGAAGCATAATTCAGCAATGAAGAATGAAGAAGAGACTTTGAGTGTTTCAATCTCCACACCCCCACCAAGGTTTAGAGTTTCTGGTTCATCTAAGTCCAAGAATTTGCAGAAGACTGAGGTTTTGAATGGCGGGGTTTCGGTATCTTGTTCACCTCAATCAAGAAGAGCTAATTCAGTGCCTCCTAGAGATGCTGTTCAGAATGGTAGTAGTAGCCAAAAGATGATTAGGAGGTCAATTTTGAATAACAGGCCTAAATCTGGAGAAGGGTGTGTTTCTGGGTCTCAAGGTGGTAGAGAATTTGAAGAGATTAAGGTTGTGCATAGGTCTGTCAGCCGAGGTGTTGTTGAGTCGTATGCTCGACCTAACAAAAACACGAAAAAGAGGAGTGATATAGATATGGTAGATGTGAAGAAGGTACTTGAGGAAAAGCTTGACCAAAAGGAGATTTTGATTAGGGAGTTGCAGTCTGAGGTATTGGAATTGAAGGCAGAGTTAGGTAGATCACAGAGCTTGAATGCTGAGCTTCAATCACGAAACAAGAAGCTCTCCGATGACCTTGCTTTAGCTGAAGCTAAGAATACTGACCTAACTACTACCAAGGAG AAGGATTTGGTTGCAGAAATTCCCAGTTCCAAATTCAAGGACATTCAGAAACTAATTGCCAACAAGCTGGAAAGTTCGATGGCTAAAAAGGATAGTGTCATTGAAACGAGTACTAAAATCGCCCCAACAGCTGCAACAAGAAGTCCAGGGGCTGGCATTGCAAATGTACAACCAAAATTTTATGATTGCCCTTCTAACCTGCCACCGCCACCTCCTCCACCCCTGCCACCACGGCGAGCTGCTAAAGCAGCTTCCCCCAGAAAGGCTTCTCCAGTCGTAGAAATGTTCCAGGCCTTGACAACAAAAAAGGGTAAAAACCCTTCAGTGGGTGGAAATTACAGTAAACAGATTGCTAGTAGTGCACATAACAGCATTGTTGGAGAAATACAAAATCGTTCAGCACATCTGTTAGCT ATAAAATCAGACATCGAAACCAGAGGAGAGTTTATAGAAAGCCTCATCCAGAAAGTCCTGGCTGCTGCCTATCAAGACATCGAAGATGTTCTTCAGTTTGTGGATTGGCTTGACAACGAACTCTCATCACTG GCTGATGAGCGAGCAGTACTGAGGCATTTCCAGTGGCCTGAGAAGAAAGCCGATGCCATGAGAGAAGCTGCAATTGAGTATCGGAGTCTTAAACTGTTAGAAACCGAAGTTTATTCCTACAAGGATGATACAACTGTTCCATGTGGAACTGCCTTGAAGAAGATGGCCGGCTTACTAGATAA GTCAGAGCGGAGCATACAGAGACTAATCAAACTGCGTAACTCAGTCATGGCAACTTACAAGAACCACAAGATACCAACTGACTGGATGCTGGACTCCGGGACTGTTGCCAAG ATAAAGCAGGCTTCAAGAATGCTTGCGAAGATGTATATGAAGCGGGTCATCTTAGAGCTAGAGTCCTTTCGATACTCAGAAAGAGAATCAACACAAGAAGCATTTCTGCTTCAGGGTGTGCATTTCGCATATAGGGCTCACCAG TTCTCAGGAGGTCTAGATTCAGAAACCCTGTGTGCCTTCGAAGAGATCAGGCAGCGCGTTCCAGGGCATCTGCAGAGTTCTCGAGAAATCTTTTCTGCAATACCATTGTCATAA
- the LOC108195852 gene encoding INCREASED PETAL GROWTH ANISOTROPY 1-like protein 1 isoform X2 → MMKHNSAMKNEEETLSVSISTPPPRFRVSGSSKSKNLQKTEVLNGGVSVSCSPQSRRANSVPPRDAVQNGSSSQKMIRRSILNNRPKSGEGCVSGSQGGREFEEIKVVHRSVSRGVVESYARPNKNTKKRSDIDMVDVKKVLEEKLDQKEILIRELQSEVLELKAELGRSQSLNAELQSRNKKLSDDLALAEAKNTDLTTTKEDLVAEIPSSKFKDIQKLIANKLESSMAKKDSVIETSTKIAPTAATRSPGAGIANVQPKFYDCPSNLPPPPPPPLPPRRAAKAASPRKASPVVEMFQALTTKKGKNPSVGGNYSKQIASSAHNSIVGEIQNRSAHLLAIKSDIETRGEFIESLIQKVLAAAYQDIEDVLQFVDWLDNELSSLADERAVLRHFQWPEKKADAMREAAIEYRSLKLLETEVYSYKDDTTVPCGTALKKMAGLLDKSERSIQRLIKLRNSVMATYKNHKIPTDWMLDSGTVAKIKQASRMLAKMYMKRVILELESFRYSERESTQEAFLLQGVHFAYRAHQFSGGLDSETLCAFEEIRQRVPGHLQSSREIFSAIPLS, encoded by the exons ATGATGAAGCATAATTCAGCAATGAAGAATGAAGAAGAGACTTTGAGTGTTTCAATCTCCACACCCCCACCAAGGTTTAGAGTTTCTGGTTCATCTAAGTCCAAGAATTTGCAGAAGACTGAGGTTTTGAATGGCGGGGTTTCGGTATCTTGTTCACCTCAATCAAGAAGAGCTAATTCAGTGCCTCCTAGAGATGCTGTTCAGAATGGTAGTAGTAGCCAAAAGATGATTAGGAGGTCAATTTTGAATAACAGGCCTAAATCTGGAGAAGGGTGTGTTTCTGGGTCTCAAGGTGGTAGAGAATTTGAAGAGATTAAGGTTGTGCATAGGTCTGTCAGCCGAGGTGTTGTTGAGTCGTATGCTCGACCTAACAAAAACACGAAAAAGAGGAGTGATATAGATATGGTAGATGTGAAGAAGGTACTTGAGGAAAAGCTTGACCAAAAGGAGATTTTGATTAGGGAGTTGCAGTCTGAGGTATTGGAATTGAAGGCAGAGTTAGGTAGATCACAGAGCTTGAATGCTGAGCTTCAATCACGAAACAAGAAGCTCTCCGATGACCTTGCTTTAGCTGAAGCTAAGAATACTGACCTAACTACTACCAAGGAG GATTTGGTTGCAGAAATTCCCAGTTCCAAATTCAAGGACATTCAGAAACTAATTGCCAACAAGCTGGAAAGTTCGATGGCTAAAAAGGATAGTGTCATTGAAACGAGTACTAAAATCGCCCCAACAGCTGCAACAAGAAGTCCAGGGGCTGGCATTGCAAATGTACAACCAAAATTTTATGATTGCCCTTCTAACCTGCCACCGCCACCTCCTCCACCCCTGCCACCACGGCGAGCTGCTAAAGCAGCTTCCCCCAGAAAGGCTTCTCCAGTCGTAGAAATGTTCCAGGCCTTGACAACAAAAAAGGGTAAAAACCCTTCAGTGGGTGGAAATTACAGTAAACAGATTGCTAGTAGTGCACATAACAGCATTGTTGGAGAAATACAAAATCGTTCAGCACATCTGTTAGCT ATAAAATCAGACATCGAAACCAGAGGAGAGTTTATAGAAAGCCTCATCCAGAAAGTCCTGGCTGCTGCCTATCAAGACATCGAAGATGTTCTTCAGTTTGTGGATTGGCTTGACAACGAACTCTCATCACTG GCTGATGAGCGAGCAGTACTGAGGCATTTCCAGTGGCCTGAGAAGAAAGCCGATGCCATGAGAGAAGCTGCAATTGAGTATCGGAGTCTTAAACTGTTAGAAACCGAAGTTTATTCCTACAAGGATGATACAACTGTTCCATGTGGAACTGCCTTGAAGAAGATGGCCGGCTTACTAGATAA GTCAGAGCGGAGCATACAGAGACTAATCAAACTGCGTAACTCAGTCATGGCAACTTACAAGAACCACAAGATACCAACTGACTGGATGCTGGACTCCGGGACTGTTGCCAAG ATAAAGCAGGCTTCAAGAATGCTTGCGAAGATGTATATGAAGCGGGTCATCTTAGAGCTAGAGTCCTTTCGATACTCAGAAAGAGAATCAACACAAGAAGCATTTCTGCTTCAGGGTGTGCATTTCGCATATAGGGCTCACCAG TTCTCAGGAGGTCTAGATTCAGAAACCCTGTGTGCCTTCGAAGAGATCAGGCAGCGCGTTCCAGGGCATCTGCAGAGTTCTCGAGAAATCTTTTCTGCAATACCATTGTCATAA